The Montipora foliosa isolate CH-2021 chromosome 6, ASM3666993v2, whole genome shotgun sequence genome includes the window TGTTCACGTATGCGTGTGGAAAAATGTtgggttgtttcgccgacataacaggcgTTACAGCCCGCACATATaaacttataaaccacacgCGAACGAAGCCCGCCAGGAAAAGGGGTTTTTTTTACGCCAAACAAATTGCCtatcttaattaattaaaggagGAGAAAACTAGTTTGATATCCAAGTCATTGCAATAGCGCTTGATAAAGTGACTAATCTTTTTCTGAGTGATGACAGAAAAATGGCCTACATGTATGTAAGGTAGCTTAAAGTAAAATGTAGCGGTTTACAACCCTTTCAATTAAATGgacagggaaaagattcttttttagGATTTCCATAAGATTAGTGATGTCCTCGTGTAGCCCCAACCAGGTGTTGTATTAATCTTATTGGCCCTATATCAACAAGAGTCCTGATGAGACCCACTTTGTAAGAGTACGAGGTGAAACTGAATAAATTAGTTAATAACCCAGTAaagtgatagggcctctcacattttcaaacacctacagaattaTTCTGAACATTGTCATGCCCTGTGTTCAGTAgactgtttccatattttagatcacgcctctacgagttttcaacttaagataaaagaggctattcatattcaaagagaacaaactTCTTTGAATCATCAATTACATCATgtcaatctaaaactatccttttaattctcacattgtcacatTTTATGTACATTTCGTTGTTACTAGGcagcataattagcactttttcctacttacatgtataaattcaacttcacgctttgtacattaatcaactgaagatgacagaagtttctgttgaaacatgtcTTACAAACTTAAAAACTTTGTCATTTCCTTTAAAGTTCAGTTCTATCGTACCTTGATTAATTGatcatttcttgtttttgttctttgaaaGCCATGGAGTGTATCTTGGAAATGTTTTTGAGGTGTTCCAATGAGAGACTCGTTTGCGGCAAGCAACATTTCCCGCTTTGCAAGACTGTTTGTCAAAGGAAATAAAGTATAATAAAGTTGATAAATTAATGTACCTGGAGTGCATAATTTTCTACAATctccctttgtttttttacatttaccTCTCCTTCCCATCAGTAAAGATTTTAAAAGGGACAAGTAAAATATGCTCATCAATATTTTAAAGaggaacaaaaagaaattaCCTGTATGATTTACCCAATAGTAATATTTGATTCAGATGATTCTATAAATATAGActactttttcattcttttgtatttatgttaattagacctactgccctcattttgaaacaattcttttgaaatttgctcgctgtagcgaggctagaaaggcttaatAACATTAGAACAGAAGAATATTTCATtcggccgccattatgaaagacgTCTATTACCGGTAGTTTAAAAAAACTGCCTCTGtatatttcttttaatttgtttctcTTACTTAGTAATGTCACACTTTGCATGTAGtcaaatcatcatcatcatccaccAATGGTGGTCTTGTGCCATCTCCAACAGCTGATTGTCATAAAAGCAGACTATCAGGGTCCCCCAGAAGACAATGAATCTAATAGCTGAACAGGGTTCACTGTCTCCCACGCTTCCTCCTCTCATGAGTAGGAACATACATTGCAAATTCTCTGACAGGCTCATATTCAGGCAAGGGGAGCATGTGACCAAGGAACCTCAATTGCCTCAATTCGCCTGATGTTCAACATAATTTGGTAATAGGGCATGCCGAAAGAATTCACTTGATCTTGTTCTCCATGTCCTTAGAGATGAcccatgactcgcagccatacAGTAATACTGTAATACAAGTTGTGCTGCATAGTTTGTGTTGAAGTCAAATAACTTAGCTCAAAACAAAGGATCTACTTTGATAGGCATGTGTAAGGAGCTAGAAGGTCAAAATAATATAGAATAAGAACATTAATTTGTGTTGAACAGTAGAAAATCCTTTCATGCAACACTTTATTGTGAGGGTAATTAGCTACAGAAGATGGAGATCTTGATGGACTATCCCAAGCAAGGCAAACTCTATGAGCATCAGTTACTAAGGTCAGCAATGGTAAAGGTTAGTTTTAGGCTGATATGTTTGCTTTTATGGGAGCTTTTTCAAAATAGTTCAATATAGTTGGTCCACGACTCCTCTGATTCTTTGAATTCGCCTATCCTCCTGTACGTGTAGGTTGCCATTCTGGTTTGAATCTAGAGATATCCTCACCGCCAAAATGTAATAACCAACCAAGAATTCACAACACAAAACAGACCAATTTAATACAAGCGAGAAAATCAGGTTGCACATCATGTGACCAACTTGTGAAAAATTATGTCAcgccagactgtcacgtgtaCACAAAATGTAAGTAGCTACATCATTACAGTTATATTACTATATAAAGGCCAgtttacacggtgcgacttgTCGGCCTGATTTTTGGCGgcggctttgaaaaaaatcgggcTCAcataaaaaatctgttgcagtgcAACACATGTTTGAAgtgttgtttattaaaaagCCATGTCATGCGGTTGCCAGTTTCCATTTTGCTCCTTTTTTTGCTtacacatttttttattgccAGTGGGTTTCTTTCGGTGCAATAAGCACAGTAAAACTGTCTACCTATAAAATTATAACATGTATCTACACTATTCCGTCGAAAAATATGTGATTCGCAATCCCCACTCCTCGGCCCTGAATCAAGTGCCACATTAAAGAAATGGTTTTGGGCATCCCCATATCACTAGATACATCTGGGGATACCTAAAATGCGGGGATATCACTGTGACAGCGGCTCATCAAATAGGAAAGGGTTTCGTTAAGCGGGCAGCCCTATGTATAGGCAGCCCTATGTATAGGCAGCCCTATGCATAGGCAGCCCTATGTATAGTCTGGCTTTTAATCctgtagtgtagcagctcttgtAACTTGCCCTATGCCCTATGTATAGGCAGCCCTATGCATAGGCAGCCCTATGTATAGTCTGGCTTTTAATCctgtagtgtagcagctcttgtaacttgctattgtttggtattgtaagcagcttctaatGTTTTTAAGTCTAACTCATTgcttcaattgtttagtcttttgtttttggctggGGTAGCGAACCAATCACATTACACGTTATGAGACCTGCTACATCACCCTTTTAATCTTGAGACCTACTGCACTCAGCATAGACCGGTGCTAGTACCCGGGTCCCAGCTTCTAATAAAACCCGTGAATTAACAGGTGTcagctaaattgcagaataccccacaacttatttgcatttcattgaataagaatataAAGCTCTATTGTATTCCGACTCGTTCTTCAGAGAATGCCGCCTACGGGAAACAAATAATGGTGAGGTGTtgcagggtattctgcaattgctcccaggtgtctttttgaaatcacgGCTTAAAACTTGAGTCACTTAGTATTTAGTTAACACGGTCTAACACAGGTTCGAAATGCAAACAATAGAGATGATCTCTGCCCAataaaaaatggtttaaaatgGCGTCTTCTCAAAAACAGACCTGCTAGTCAGAAGTTTAAGGAATTTGAATTAAATACGTACATTTCTTCGTGTTTTTGACTCAGCTGAGCTTCTCGAGCTAACCATTTTGTATACTTTATCCGATCGTCCATGTCTTCACATGCATGACTGCGTTTACGTTTGACAGATTCTTAATACTAGTAACTACTTGATGTAGGCAGTCATGTAGTGGTTCGGGAGTTCCTGTCACATAATGGTCCTAGTTCATacaaggtgattccctggtacACAACTCCCATTATAGCGGACACCCTTGGGACCGCAATttggtgtccgtaatagcgagagtccgtaatagcggggtgcgagaaaattttcattttaaaccatatttacagaagggggtcacatgtgtgttcattttcattaactcCAGTACCTTTTTCAGACCCGTTATCGCAAGTAAAGAGCGTCAGGACTTTCTTTACAAACAGAACAGAACTCTGACAGAAGAGGAGTTACGTACCCTTTGTGTACAGTAGTTCTTCTAAGTACGTAAAAAACAAtcatcgtatgttgcagcaatgTCCACACATGCATCGTTTAGGTTTCCTACTGTACTGAAGTACAGTAAtctacatttctaaaaaaaattattttcaacgaaaaacCTGAACATCAGCTATTGATTGCATCAGCTATctttgaattgcaacttccccCACTTTGTCACTCACTCGTGGATGCGAGGCCACCATGCTTACAAGGACATTTTCAAGCCTGTTATTGGTACCACGCTCACTTTACAGAAGAACAGAAGAAGAAGACAGAAGAAGACAGAAGAAGCGGAAATCGACCAAAAAGACTAAGGCAGtctcaaaaagcaaaaaagtagACTTGATATGTGTGCAAATATTCCAAGATGCTGCTcggtgtccgctataacgagagagaaaacaataaaattgtgacGTTGAGACCAAATAAAGTGTCCGTAAGTCCGTAGTAGcgagagtccgtaatagcgggagtttatttcagtcaaacgtctGTAACTTTCGCCGGGGATTTTGCtgctgtccgtaatagcggggtgtccgtaatagcgaggtgtccgcaaggcgggagttgactgtattGCACTGAGCATCCCGTTCTGCGTCGTTCTGCGCATTACACAGCGTAGGCCACATTCGTATTCAGGCATGACTAAGAGgatttatggtcaaatttcacgtctcagttctgttttctctttGTCTTACAGGTCTCAACAGATATTTCTAAACAagacaatgtttaaatttaaccataaagactcgtagctatgtgtgaatattgatatgtCGAACGTTGCcaaaagcatttcaaaatggcgacctctCGTGCGGGAAAgttcgctagaaagaagaatgaccgttttcagagcacagcagacAAGAACCTTTTTAGACTCTCGGAAAAGagaaagtcgagtgatagccttgatgatcctaaagtgtcatttcagtccgagagtgaaagtgaaaccgcgccaTCGGGGAGAtgtgttgtcgaggggtcgagcttagtttgctttctgttttctcctaaacgaagtaggtgacctatcttttttttggtataattttattctcttactcctcctctttgtgccgtaaaaaaaattttaaaaaaatttaaaaaaatttacgttagcaaaaaaagttacagggaaaAAATTATTCGTAGctatcactcgtggacacaaaattgtctcctcgagatcacgcacccgaggaatatttgtagtcagtgccttttcaagacgtgtgcctgttccataaaagaaatatttttgaacaatacaatacacctgttttgttatttcaagaattacgtcaagctgtgcttcctgttcgtgCAAAACGTAGTGTGAACCGTTGGATCAAACTTGTCCTTGAaagatgaagtcgcaatgattaaatgagtaacttgagcaagttatatctcgcaaacgagcttggtgaccaatttttttaattgcacatttcgagtcaccataatgtagggaacaatccagaaaagtttaaagaaaatcttacgacaaccgtctattactaaggaatcaccttattAAGGTGGACAGTTTCTGAAATGTTTGAATGATCAATAAACCCCCAGGACATTTGATGACAAAagtgtttaaggacgttcgcgccaattgtttctgcgcatccttactgcgcacgcaaatgcaaacgccacgtcatacacgagcgcgcgcgctaagtcataaaatgagaaatgatagggaaaaaggccattgctatagctttgcctggatttaacgctcttggacgttcggtgacccctatttttctttccagaaacggattttatttacaattatctccacgttgtccaaaaatgaacaaaaaatcaatgtgggaagttaaaaaaatttcaagatttctgctcacgggacatcaaatcctgccatcttgcggctgcaaggcgcgtgaaactgtagTCGCTAactgcgaacttgatctttaaggaacctcaccagttgactaaattcacttaataagccCACTTAAGCAATATTtagcagagaagatttcacttcaaagatttaattgcaatatatttgggtttacagacactggccttattctctaacgaagcccgattttgtcaccttttgggtgtttttccgggcatgttctctccaaaacgaagtcgatgatcccccattttttttacatttctgacataactaactcattatcttacagtggttaaagtttcagacaaaaaatcaatgttgaaaaattttcgcgcgaacgtccttaagaagtTTATTCACAGCAGGAACTTTACTTGCCAAGGCTTCATCGTCAGATCAACTGATGAGAATGGATATTGTGGTCATGACTGGGGATTCCGAACTAAATGATTTGGCTAGACCAACCACTTCTTCTGCACATTCACGAGGAgagtttgttatttatttatttatttatttattttgttatttatttgttttaagcaggttgaagttttggcagctattcagctgatgtggacctggtatacccacccacccatatacacacagaggacagccacaacaccgggaacttcatcccctactcttctcgaatagtgtgtggattctttaacgtcccacacggaactaatgaacatggaagttatttttgaggcgggacctccggcttatcgtccttatccgagaagacttgaaagtctaaccatttgcggatgtaattaaaaaggcagcactttctcctcagttgtttaaagaccctgagtgttggtccggccggagtcgaactcacgacctcccgcatggcaccGGTGCGCGGAACTTAAACTGTTAGTTCCTACATGGATAATAATCTCGTCCGGGTTTCTGCGTTAAAGTGGCTTGATATGATCCTTCATGTCTTGCGTTGT containing:
- the LOC138008294 gene encoding centrosomal protein 15-like, which gives rise to MDDRIKYTKWLAREAQLSQKHEEILAKREMLLAANESLIGTPQKHFQDTLHGFQRTKTRNDQLIKELEALQSGLQNKVSLLACDAKFIGLQASYWKMVEEEFPRWNA